One Cydia fagiglandana chromosome 11, ilCydFagi1.1, whole genome shotgun sequence genomic region harbors:
- the LOC134668590 gene encoding 52 kDa repressor of the inhibitor of the protein kinase-like, producing the protein MPKPRNFCAVDGCKSQKTKENLSFFSLPRDEERRRTWLEIIGRPDLLTTQTKSASHVVCSLHFDKSMIKYVPQLKPDAVPTKSLLNQPSTSSLNTNEDCKNVSTQTEESLINVLSAVTIEGPEEKSSCVQTTSDNASDIATQTTQELSDTHRKRKLRVEHKETAKKKKDASA; encoded by the exons ATGCCGAAACCTCGTAATTTTTGTGCAGTAGATGGGTgtaaaagtcaaaaaacaaaGGAAAATTTGTCGTTTTTTTCATTGCCGAGAGACGAAGAAAG GCGCCGTACATGGCTTGAAATAATAGGGAGGCCTGATTTATTAACAACTCAAACAAAGTCCGCTAGTCATGTTGTTTGCTCGCTACATTTTGACAAATCTATGATAAAGTACGTACCACAGCTGAAACCTGATGCGGTGCCCACAAAATCATTACTGAATCAACCAAGTACTTCCAGCCTCAATACAAACGAAGACTGTAAAAATGTGTCGACTCAAACGGAAGAATCACTTATCAACGTTCTATCAGCAGTTACCATTGAGGGTCCTGAAGAGAAGTCATCATGTGTACAAACTACGTCAGACAACGCTAGCGATATTGCAACACAAACAACACAAGAGCTTTCTGATACACACAGGAAACGTAAACTTCGAGTTGAACATAAGGAGACAGCAAAAAAAAAGAAGGATGCTTCAGCATGA